In Salvia miltiorrhiza cultivar Shanhuang (shh) chromosome 4, IMPLAD_Smil_shh, whole genome shotgun sequence, the DNA window TTGTCTTGAGAATCTGGTTTTCATCGAATATTTATGtaatataaacttttaattGCTTGAGCACTATATAAGTATATAAACATCTATATTTCAACAGATGTCGCCCTCTGAAGGAGCTCCTGAGGAATTTGATCAGACAATATTCACAGTGCAGATGGACCGAACCGTGGGGCCAGTCGAGAGACTCGCCCTTAATCTTGTAAGAGACCAGCAGAGGTAAAATATTCAACACAGCAACAGCATTTCGCTCGTTTAGTTTTCTCCTCTTTCAATGGCCTTCTCTCTACTCTACTGCCTTCATGTTGCCGTTGTTTACACGAGTGTGACATATCACTTCTTATGTTAGGTTCAAAGTGTTTTTTTCCACACGAGATGAGTTGATTTGGACATTTACTATGATgtttatttcttcttcttttttgcctAATATActatttctctttctttcttcatttttggGGGTAAAATTTAGGAAGAGGAGCTATACAGATACTGCAAACTTCACTCTGCGATGTGGTGTGTGTCAAATTGGAGTTGTGGGGCAGAAGGTATGAACATGATCTTGGTTGTGCTCAGTTTCTCGAATTTGAGACAACACGATGCTCGACTTTCGATTTTGCAGGAGGCCGTAGAGCACGCGCAGGTGACGGGGCACGTCAACTTCCAGGAATTCAAATGAGGCCACACTTAGCAGGCTAGCAGCAGATCAAATCTCTGCATTTGCTTTGCTTGTTTAGTGCTGTTGTTGTACAACTCCAAAATATGCAGTTGTTGTATCATTTTCGAATTCAATTGGTATAGAATAAGAATTAAACAAATAAGTCCCATGATGTTAAATTTGAATATTAAAGAAATTTGTTGAATGATTTCCTTATTTGACATTTTTAATTccagtgattttttttatttttattttatgtagtGTTGATGAAATTTGAGAAGAAATAGTAGGACAGGTGAATGTAAGGTTGGGTGCGCTTATTAATTAATGGCTTTAGATGTAAGTATTTGGTTGGTTTAAGTTAATGATGATTTCATCAAGTTTAAGTTTAATCATTTCATCTTTTTGTGGTGTCACCTCTCAACACTTAAACATCCAACTTATATCTTAATTATGTGTCGGAAACTTAATTACAATAATGCATGCAGTAGATATGTAAGTGGATCATTAACaattatggtgattattttcataattgaaTATTGGGTAATTAAATTTGACATAGAAAGGCTTCTTAAGGTTGGAGATGTGATGTGCTATCAGAAAAAGAATGATGACTGCATGTTTAAGAATTGAGAGGCTTATTACACACTTAATAATAAAATTGTGACTCctcattaaaattattttttctttaaagaaaaagaatgagacTTTTCAGTTTCCATATTATAATGATTTATTTTGAGACTTGCTATGTCAATTTATCCATAAATTAGAACTATGCCAAATTAGCCCAACACAATTGTGTCACACGTTAATGCGCACACGATTTTActtacataatttatttatttttgagctCTACTTGCGTAGTTATAGAAAACTTAAAAGACAATATACACATATATCAAAAATCTCAAAAATACGCAATAAAATTTGGAAATGATACGTCAAACACCCAATCCCAGTCAACTAAAATCCTTAACTTCAAATATATTTcgattcataatttataaacttaatataaatattaaaaaagatTCAGAAAATGTATTACAAACTGAATCATAAAACTTCTATGatcaaaatataatattaaatcacgataaaaacacaaattttcctaaaaccctttttttttttttttgaattaccTAAAACCCAATTTCAGTATTTAAATGACTTAAATGTAACTGAATTGAGTTGACTTGATTGACTTAACCATCCAATTTCCAAAATACCCTTGCATCTGCATCGTTGATTTTGACTACGAGATAAATTTCTGGCAAAAAATAGGCTGAGTTGGTAGCCTGAAATCCAGCATGGCTTAATCGGCGATGACACAAAAATGACGTcgttatttttaaaatacaaaacggCGTCATTTAACTTAAAGACAAGCATGAAGCAATATATACGATGATGTTATTGATTCTATCGAATGCcaaaataatttagaaataaataaagctATTATAATAATAGGATGAAAGATAATAGGATGAAAGATAAGAAAGCAATTAGAAGAAATGACCGAAATGATTCTTACTAATGACCTAAGCAATTGCCCAAGGATTCCACCGAATAGTTGAGGATTTCTCACTTGAATGCTCCGTCCAACTCTGAGGAGATTTTGGGGGAAATGACTAAAGAAAATAGATTTTGAGAATTAGggcatttaattaaaatattttggggGAAATTACTAaaggaaattgattaaaatgtCACATAAGCCGCCATAAATTTATCTTGTAGTCAAAATCAGAAAGATTTCAAAGTTTGTGGTTTTACAGGCAGAATCTTTTGTTAGAGGTTAAAATCAGAATTCGCTCTAAGTTCGTGGTTTTACATgccattaacccttttttttatatataaaaagctaTAAAAGGACTTTGGTTGTAAAcgaatctttattttttttatttttttgaaggaaaagaGAGATTTTATTAACCACACGTACATGGAGCATGGAGATGACCCTCCACAAACATcgggggttcattccaaacatgcaACGTAGAAACATCTCTCGCAGCTTTAGCTAAACAATGTGCAATAGCGTTTTGAGTACGACGAACATTACAAATTCGGATACCAGGCATGGAAGATAACTCTCTGTAGCACAAACCCACTAGAACGCCTCTCTCCTTTATAAACTCCATCTTCTTCAATATGGCGTCACATGCAATCTTACTATCACACATAGCCATGCAAATAGCCAAGACTCTTCAACCATGAAAGTCCCTCCTTCACGCCCATGAGCTCCCCTTCTACAACATCACGACGACGTGGAAATTTCATAGCCTTTCCAGCCAAAAACTCCCCGACATTGTTCCTCACCACCATACCAATCCCCATGGTATTATCATGCTCAAAGAAAGCCGCATCCACACCACATCTCACCCAGCCAGCTTGGATGCCATGCCATCCCATGCACGACTCAGAACTCACAGGAGAGGTCGTCTCCACAGCAGGCGCCGATGAGGTATCCTGAGCTAACACCCACTCCTCCCGACATAGATTGGCCAGAACCACCGTACAACTCGGACTAGGAATAACATCCTCCCAAACCGCCTTATTCATATCCTTCCAAATGTGCCAAAGTAACATCCCAATCTTAGCCGCCAAACCCCTATCACCAGTCATCAACGCCGAGATAGCCTCCTTGAAAGACTCACAGTGTGCTCGAATTGAGGTTAACTGCAGCGAGAAACCTCCAACCTCCCAACATTGCTTCGCGAAAGGACAAGCAATGAAAATGTGCCACAAATTCTCATAACCAATTTTgcaaaggggttattgccataaaattcATCAAGTTTGCAAATTTTCTagtttatatcatgactttttatttttgccaaaaaatacatgaatttagtATTGATTCTTAAATATCCCACGATGAGTAACTCCGGCGAAATCAAAACTTATGTGTCATTTACGTGGCTTATGTGGCACAGACGTGGCATTTAATTTATatgagatttaattaattgagtaaaaaattgaaaattatttatgaTGTCATCGATTAACTTAAACAAAACAAAGCACCTTTTCAATTTATGTGGTCATCgattaaaataaacaaacaaaagaTAATAACTAAACAAAAGCCCTAATCAAAACACAAAGGACGAAAACTTGTTGGAGCCAAATTCAAAAAAACTTGCTGGAGCTTGTCGCCTTATTTGCTTGGTTGATTTATGAAAGTTCTGCTCCAACAGACCACCACAAAAAACTGATTCCTAATCCTAATCATCAATTCCATACGTTTCATATTATCGGCAACTGATTTTTTCAACAACTTCAAGTCTTCATCTTCTTTATGGGCTTCTTCACTTGGGAAATTCATAACAACAGCTCGACTGGAAATTTGCATCTTCGCATTGTCCCTTTCGTTCCTAATCCTTAGAAAACTCGTCTTGATCCTTCCATTCCCAAAATCCACAGTCATCCCCCAACTGAAGCACAAGCGAAAAATCAAAATCATAAGCAAACTCAATCACTGAAAATAAGAACAAGAGAGGCTAACAACAGAAAATAATCACCGCAACAATGTTGTAATAGAAAAATCGAGTAGGTTCTGTTATATTCCTCGCGCTCGATGACGAACGAGAAAATAATCACCCATCAATGTTGTTGTTGTAGCGAGCCAAAGCCCCAACCTCTCTTTAGCGTTCTTCTTCTTTAACGATGAAAGTGAGATATTTACCCTACTTTTATGCCCAATTAAAGATTGCCCAACTTATGCTTCCTAA includes these proteins:
- the LOC131023459 gene encoding uncharacterized protein LOC131023459, which gives rise to MTGDRGLAAKIGMLLWHIWKDMNKAVWEDVIPSPSCTVVLANLCREEWVLAQDTSSAPAVETTSPVSSESCMGWHGIQAGWVRCGVDAAFFEHDNTMGIGMVVRNNVGEFLAGKAMKFPRRRDVVEGELMGVKEGLSWLKSLGYLHGYV